Proteins encoded within one genomic window of Anopheles gambiae chromosome 3, idAnoGambNW_F1_1, whole genome shotgun sequence:
- the LOC1280862 gene encoding phenoloxidase-activating factor 2 produces MTPLFKVLMIAFAIVGLAQAQQPIDKIFFPENDTILNFANRVGESDNSGFQAGQPDPLDAIVPTVRPQTLLTAQGERCTCVPYFTCQPPPEFAEQNKFNEINVNYNPESCQDVLDVCCRDADSLVVPMNNTPGEPPVGRPRGCGLRNIGGIDFTLTGNFNNEAGFGEFPWTVAIIKTQDGSSTCGGSLIHPNLVLTGAHCVQGFRKGQLKVRAGEWDTQTTKERLPYQERAVTRVNSHPDFNPRSLANDIAVLELDSPIQPAEHINVVCLPPVNFDTRRTDCFASGWGKDQFGKAGRYSVIMKKVPLPLVPSSTCERQLQATRLTSRFRLHQTFICAGGERGVDTCEGDGGAPLVCPIGAASENRYAQVGSVAWGIGCHDAVPGVYTNVILFRSWIDNVVRTLGFDTTVYDATQSAFSSLFA; encoded by the exons atgaCCCCTTTGTTCAAAGTGCTGATGATCGCCTTCGCGATCGTTGGCCTTGCCCAGGCGCAGCAACCGATCGACAAGATCTTCTTCCCGGAGAATGACACCATCCTGAACTTTGCCAACCGAGTGGGCGAGAGCGACAACAGCGGCTTCCAGGCTGGCCAGCCCGATCCGCTGGATGCGATTGTACCGACCGTGCGGCCCCAGACGCTGCTGACGGCGCAGGGCGAACGGTGCACCTGCGTGCCGTACTTTACCTGCCAGCCGCCACCCGAGTTTGCCGAGCAGAACAAATTCAACGAGATTAACGTCAA ctACAATCCCGAAAGCTGCCAGGACGTGCTGGACGTGTGCTGCCGCGATGCCGACTCGCTGGTCGTGCCGATGAACAATACGCCCGGGGAGCCACCGGTAGGAAGGCCACGTGGCTGCGGGCTGCGCAACATTGGCGGTATCGATTTCACCTTGACCGGCAACTTT AACAATGAGGCCGGTTTTGGCGAGTTCCCGTGGACGGTGGCCATCATCAAGACGCAGGACGGTAGCAGCACCTGCGGCGGCTCCCTCATCCACCCGAACCTCGTGCTGACCGGTGCGCACTGCGTGCAGGGCTTCCGCAAGGGCCAGCTGAAGGTGCGGGCCGGCGAGTGGGACACGCAAACGACCAAGGAACGGCTGCCGTACCAGGAGCGGGCGGTGACACGCGTCAACAGCCATCCCGACTTTAATCCGCGCAGTCTCGCCAACGACATTGCGGTGCTCGAGCTCGACTCGCCCATCCAGCCGGCGGAACATATTAACGTGGTCTGCCTGCCGCCGGTTAACTTCGATACGCGCCGCACCGACTGCTTCGCGAGCGGCTGGGGCAAGGACCAGTTCGGCAAGGCGGGCCGGTACAGTGTGATCATGAAGAAGGTGCCGCTGCCGCTCGTGCCCTCGTCGACCTGCGAGCGGCAGCTGCAGGCGACGCGCCTCACGTCCCGCTTCCGGCTGCACCAGACGTTCATCTGCGCCGGCGGTGAGCGCGGCGTGGACACGTGCGAAGGTGACGGTGGCGCACCGCTCGTCTGCCCGATCGGGGCGGCCAGCGAGAATCGGTACGCGCAGGTCGGCAGTGTCGCGTGGGGCATCGGGTGCCACGACGCCGTGCCCGGTGTGTACACGAACGTGATTCTGTTCCGGTCGTGGATCGACAACGTGGTGCGAACGCTTGGGTTCGACACGACCGTGTACGATGCGACTCAGTCTGCCTTTTCGAGCCTGTTTGCTTGA